The Anas platyrhynchos isolate ZD024472 breed Pekin duck chromosome Z, IASCAAS_PekinDuck_T2T, whole genome shotgun sequence genome includes a window with the following:
- the LOC140000703 gene encoding phospholipase A2-like, translating to MAPRPAPLLLLLLLLAVYRDTLGEARLRNKRGILELAGAIRCTTGRSPFAYLRYGCYCGLGGRGWPKDRVDWCCFNHDCCYGKAERAGCHPKIASYHWECEDNVAMCESIEEKCQKMACECDSQAAKCFSKAPYHTKYLLWPDVMCGEIQPVCRY from the exons ATGgcgccccgcccggccccgctgctgctgttgctgctgctgctggctg TTTATAGAGACACTCTTGGGGAAGCCCGTTTAAGGAACAAAAGAGGAATTCTGGAATTAGCCGGAGCCATTAGATGTACTACAGGACGATCTCCTTTTGCCTACCTACGATATGGATGCTACTGTGGActgggaggaagaggatggcCCAAGGACAGAGTAGATTG gTGCTGCTTTAACCATGACTGCTGCTATGGTAAGGCAGAACGAGCAGGTTGTCACCCTAAGATAGCAAGTTACCACTGGGAATGTGAAGACAATGTTGCCATGTGTG aatcaATAGAAGAAAAGTGTCAAAAAATGGCATGTGAATGTGATAGCCAAGCTGccaaatgtttttctaaagcTCCTTATCATACAAAGTACCTTTTGTGGCCAGATGTTATGTGTGGTGAGATTCAGCCTGTGTGTAGATATTAG